The genomic interval tctgtgtctctgtctctctgcctctctctctgcctctctctctgcctctctctctctgcgtctctgtgGAGTTGGGAGATCTGTATCTGTTTGTTATAAAGTTTTTTGTCCAGGTCCTTTGATCAGGTTGAGAGAAGCCAGGGCAGACGGCtctaagaaaaagaaaaagaaaaaaaaatgctGGAGAGCAAAAATAGTTGGGATAAGACTCCAAATACTTCCCAGTTTCTTGTTTGCTGCTGAGAAATGAAAATAGTGTTTCATCAAGAGACAGTCAAAAGAACCATTGATGTTTCAATGAGGTTGATATCTTACGAGTTTGTcttcttcctttcctctctctctcaggtgtggTATCTGTGGGTTttgaagaggatgaggagggcaACCTGTGTCTCATAGCGTACCCCCTGCACAGTGACTCTGGGGTTGGGCACCTGGAGAATATAGATCTGTCGGTCAACGGCGAGCCATACAGCAAGATGCTGCACTGGGGCAACAAGCAGCTGTCTGCCCGGAGTCTGCTGGACTCACACGAAGACAAGGACAAGAGGTGAGACGAGACAGATTGAAACGCTGTTACGGAGACTTACTGTGACACTGATGAAGAGACATGCAGGGCACCAGAGTTGGTGATCGTTATGGTGAACACACGCAATCACTAACACATAACTGACAGATACACTAACACAGAAAGCACTCTGAAATACAAGCAGGCAGTACCCATCTGATGTGAGTAGATGATGATGTGGCCAGGCTGGGGTTAGTTAGAGCCAGATGGTTATGGAACAGAGCCCTGATCACCAGGCCAGGAGGGGCAGAGCACAAGGGGAAGGGTAAAGGGTAGGGAAGCGACAGGACAGTCGAGGTTGATGCAATCTGACCAAGCATACACTTATAATATGCCGATCTTTGTCATGTACCTTCCATATAACATTACCTGACACCTATGTTGAGACACATTGTATCAAAGGTTCTAGAACGTAAACTTAATGGTACAATAGGGAGACTCCCTCCCTGCTCTCCACCccgcctgactctcctctctcccccagtcaTAAgcatgaggaggaggagctggagtggctgcagcaggaggaggtgCCTCTAGAAGGCAGCAACGCCATCCAACACAACCCCTGGAGACTCCAACTCCAACAGAAACACCTGCAGAGGATGAAGGAGAACGCCAAGCACCGCAACCAGTACAGTATCCTTTCATTACCATAACTACTCTAAACATCAGGCCATCCAGCACCTGCCTGCAGGGGTTTTCCATGTACTGTACCTGATCTTATTACTGTGTGCTACTGCCTATTTCTTCACTCTGCAGAATCTTGTGCCCAATGTAGCCTCACAATCTTACATATAATGTACTTGTGACATCTTTGTGTTTGTAAGTGAAGTAGATTGATGTGAGGAAAGGCTAAAGATAGATTTGTGTCGGGTCCATCTGATGAATTAGTGTCCGCTGAGAGGGAGTCAGGTCTTCCTACTACATTAGTGGAGAGTTGTCTCCATCAGGTCCATTAGAACATGTGATTCTCCTGTGGCGAAAGGCTCCTTGACTCAGGACCCCTTCCCAGAATTCATCCTGCTGGAGAACCTGACGTGGCGACACACGGTTCCGTGTGTGCTGGACCTGAAAATGGGCACGCGGCAGCACGGTGACAACGTGTCCGAGGAGAAGAAGGTCATGCAAATCCGCAAGTGCCAGCAAAGCACTTCAGCCTCCATCGGAGTACGCCTCTGTGGCATGCAGGTGGGCACAATGTTAACGTGTGTGTTATTGATGGGGATGGGGCAGAATTGAAGAGCCTGACATGATCTATTGGGGAGGCATAGCTTAGTTTTAGTTCAGAAGAAAAATTTATTTCTGAACCCCTCcatctcctacctctctctcaggTATACCAGTCAGACTCGGGTCAGCTCATGTTCATGGATAAATACATTGGGCGTAAACTGACCCTGTCGGGCTTTAAGGAAGCCttgttccagttcttccatgacggGCGGCGTCTGCGGCGTGAGCTGCTCTCCCCGGTGCTGCGGAGGCTCAGGGAGATGCAGACAGCCCTGGAGAGCTGTGAGTCCTACCGCTTCTATTCCTCCTCCCTACTGATCATCTATGACGGCGAGCCGccctgcacacatgcacacagggcCCCCGAGGACGGTCTGTCTGAGGAGGAAGTGGAAGAGGATGAAGAGGCAGGTGCGTTTGGGTTTACccgcagtagtagtggtagcgcTGGTGGTGGGTGCCTGGCAGCCCGATCTGATACAGGCCCTGACCCGGCGGTGGACGTGAGGATGATTGACTTTGCCCACACCACCTGCCCCGACTttgtggaggacagtgtggtgcaCGAGGGCCAGGACAGTGGCTACATCTTTGGTCTGCAGAACCTCATCGCCATCATCTCCAAGCTGGAGGACCACAGCACAGACTAAAACAGTCATCTTCTCTCTTTTGGACTCATGGAAAAAGCATCACACTGGACTACAGAGGCTGGCCTTAGGGGCATGCTGAACATGGCTGTAGCCTGTTTTCCACAAGGTCCTTGTTTCTGTTCTTGGTGCTTATTTggggtgtttttgtttgtgtcAGTGGGGGATAAAAAGGGCCCTGATGGTTCATGTTTAAAGAGACATTTGCGATCTTCAGTTTAGTTAACTCAGTGAGTTGTCACCCTTATCTGCTTACTGACCGCAAGCACGGATTCCAACAGTTCCTGCTGCcttatatacacacaaacacatgcactgaTGTTGATGTGTGCTACTGATGGGGCAGGTTTGAGAAAGCAAAAGAGAGAAACTGCTGTACCTGTGTGAAATTAAAGTTGCTAAGGGAAAACATCTTCCATTTTACTACTATACCAGTTTATTTTGCCATCCCGTTCCCTTTGGATTCAAAGAAGAGACTGcggtatattcagatagctattAGATTACATACAGAGGCCTTTTACAGGTAACTGCCCAAAtcaaggaaacaccaacataaagtgtctttatgggccaccacgagccagaacagtttcaatgcgccttggcatagattctactctactggagggatgtgacaccattcttccacaataaATTCCATAATTTGTTTTATTGATGGTGGTGTAAAACGCTGTCTCATGTGCTGCTCCgtaatctcccataagtgttcagttgggttgaaatctggtgactgagaaacacgcacaatatatttttttttaaatgatactaaaatacacacacacaccctataaaCAACCCTGTGCTCCTTTgcgacccctctttcaaagtcactgagatctcttctagccatggtagccaaactagtgggcaactgggcattttcatacatgaccctaagcatgatgggatgttaattgcttaattaactcaggaagcacacctgtgtggaagcacctgctttcaatatacttcgtatccctcatttactcaagtgtttcctttatttagtCAGGTACCTGTAGATCTATTTATTTGACATGTTTCTTAAACTAAAACATGTAAAAAAGAAAGTGAATGGAGATACAAAGACTACATTCCATGTTATTAATCTGATTTATTAATTAATATTGTTGTTTTATGTTCAGATACCTCCTATCTTGTATCTgtcttgtccacattttgttggagAAATAAAACAATTTTTGGTTGTGGCAAATGCTCTGCTCTCTATTTCTATCCCTTTGTGTGCTAATACTGTGTTATACAGTGATGTCGGGCTTCATCTCACTAAATCCAGACAACAACCAGCAATGGGTTGAGTGCCTAAGGGGTGTAACGGTAAGTGACATTTTCAAAATTTTACAGAAGAGTAAAACAACTTGTATTGCTAGTGTTTTCTGCTTCTACAGTAAAACAGCCATCTTGCTGGAATCCATAgttggtgaaactgccacgtcagTTTGgtatacaacaacaaagaagttacttcaaacataacactttcttTCCCTCAGACATCATTGCACACCCGATAGAACACCTGAATATGTACTGCAATTATAACAAAAAATGAACCGCGCTGCCAGTCGCTCCTCTGTTTCAACAAAAGAATAAAGACGCCGGGGACGAACAGTGGTGCTGTTTCACCTTATGCAGATTTCAACTTTAACCCCCACATGTTTAAAAAAATTTATTGATTGAAATGTCACTTGTCTTTTTGGAACCAATGAAATCTACTAATTTACTCCAAAACGTACTCCCTTTTGACATGGCTCTTCATGTTTTTACATGGAAAACTAGTGTAACCCCTGATTTCTAATAGAAAGCTGGCAATGCTCTTCGTTTACATTTATTTGATGGAGGGGAAAGGTCATATTGTGTGGGTGAGTGATGACTGGGAATGCCTCAAAGTGCCAGCACATTTATGAAAGATTTAATCCAGGATTTGTTTGGAGAACTGCAGCTCCATAATGTCCATCATGATGCAGTCCCACCACCACCTGCTTGGTCAGGGGGAAAGACCTGACCACAGGGTCAGACTGCTCTCTTCGATAACATCTAAGAATTGAGGCTGGAATTCCCATCTAAATAACAGGAGTATCACTTTCAGTTTATTAAAATGTCAGATGGACCTTTATCATAATCCCATTGGGGTGCTGAGACACAAAAGCTCGGCTCCAGAGCGTCACAAATGCTGTACATAGCTACACGATCCAGAGAGGAATATAGAGACTGTGTATGTGATGGTGGCAGATGGGGCTGGTACTACAATGAGAGGTCGAGTGAGGTCAtctggagatgaggggagatcgTGTCTCTGCCAGCCACCGTCAGGTCCTAACCAGTCTGAAgaaaaaaggagaggagagtgaatCAGCCAGTCTTGGGAGGAATGGTATGAGTCACAGGCTTCTGAAAACATGTGATCCACTCATGGAATGGATCCCTAACGCTCAGaaagctcttctctctctctctctgtgtctctctctgtctctctgtctctgtctctgtctctctctctctctctctctctctctctgtctctctgtctctgtctctctctctctctctctctctctctctctctgtctctctgtctctctctgtctctctctctctgtctgtctctctctctctctctgtctctctctctctctctctctgtctctctctgtctctctctctctgtctgtctctgtctctctgtctctctgtctctctctctctgtctctctctctgtctctctgtctctctctctctctctctctcctgagtaCACAGCATTGATAGACCATTTATCTGCCTAGTGCCCTCTCTCTGGGAAACACAGCAGCTCAACTTTGTCTTTCATGCTATGTGCTCTACTTCAATACATAGCATGTATGGGGGACATTGACAATCAGAGAAGCTTTCTCCTATACACACATGCcattttctctgtttatcagtgCTTTTTGCTATTTGTCTCTTGTTTCTCTGGTTAGGTTGACTGATTTTAGGGAAGTCTCATCTTATGAAATGTTAAATCTCTACCGTTTGTGGAGCAGGTCTGACCCACTGGCTGACGTGCCCCAGAGGACACCGCTCCAATTTCAGGGTAAACAGCTGGGTGGAtcagggtggggtgggggggggcaaaCAGGCAGTACTCCACATTCCTGTGTGAgattgcagagagagagatggagggattagATCGAGTATAAACTGTCATATTTCAGTCTCTTGGAAAGTGGCTTTAggtgatgatgtaacagaaaagCCGCAGAGTGGACTGTTTTATCTACTAGGCTGAATGTGTTGTCCATACCCTTGCCCTTCTTCATAACTATGCTCAGGCTACTAATGCAAATGGCCCAGTTGTATAACAGTGGTACATAATCACTATGGCAACAGCAGTGTACCATTTTTAGGTTTTCTCTGAAGCTGAGGATAAAGTGGTGTCCCAGAATCTCAGATGTTTGATCATACAACATCAAACACTCACCTCTATTTCAAACAAAAGTATTTACTGTATATTcggtaagtattcaaaccccttgactttttccacattttgccctttagatttttttgcaaatgaatAACAAATtaaaaaacatcacatttacataagtattcagaccctttcctcagtactttgttgaagcacctttggcagcaattacagccttgagtcttcttgggtatgacgctacaagcttggcacagctgtatttgggtagtttatcccattcttctctgcatatcctcaggctctgtcaggttggatagggagcgttgctgcaaagctattttcaggtctctccagagatgttcgattggattcaagtccagactctgtccttgagtggcccagccattcagagacttgtcctgttgccactcctgcgttgtcatggctgtgtgcttagggtcattgtcctgttggaaggtgaaccttcgccccagtctgaggtcctgagcaggtttccatcaaggatctctctgtactttgctccgttcatctttccctcgatcctgactagtttcccagtccctgccgctgaaaaacatccccacagcatgattctgccaacattatgcttcactgtagagatggtgccaggtttcctccagacatgtcgcttggcattcaggccaaagagttcaatcttggtttcatcagaccagagaatcttgtttcttatggtctgaaagtctacgtctggccataaaggcctgattggtggagcacTGCAGAGATGCTGTTCTTTCTAGAAAGTGCTCCCATCTCCacggaggaactctagagctctgtcagagtgaccaaggcccttctccaccgattgcgcagtttggccgggcggccagctctaggaagagtcttggtggttccaaacttcttccatttaagaatgatagatgccactgtgttcttggggaccttgaatGCTCGAAAAAAaatgttggtacccttcctcagatctgtgcctcgacacaatcctgtcttggagctctacggacaattccttcgacctcatggcttgggttttgctctgacatgcactgtcaactgtgggaccttatatagacgtgtgttcctttccaaatcatgtccaatcaattgaatttaccacaggtggactccaatcaagtcgtaTAAACATatcaaggttgatcaatggaaacaggatgcacctgagctcaatttcgagtctcatagcaaagggtctgaatacttatgtaaataaggtatttctgtcttatttttataaatttgctagtAATTTCAAAAcccgttttcactttgttattttggggtattgtgtgtagattgctgattaactattttttttttttaatcaattttagaataaggctgtaatgtaacaggatgggggaaaagtcaaggggtctgaatactttccgaatgcacagtatgcTGCACGTCCATTAATTATGTCTGTTTATGTAATTCTCCAGTGAGTTACATGCGCTTCAGCTATACTTCGAAACTGAGTTTTCTTGGGTTGATGTTGTCACTCCTGGGCCTCACACAGTATCAGTCTCATACCGTTTGCCTGAAATCAAAAGGAGACAGAATGCTGCAGAATTTAAGCTTAGTTTCTCATGCATAAACCATTCCAACTGAGTCCCCCACAAACACCCAAtttcatacacaaacacacacacttacatgtcTGCCAAAACTCACGAAAACATAGACAGATTAAGCGGGATTACGAGTTCCGGGAAGACCAAGTTGGGCACAACAAGAAGCATGCAAATGTCAAAAGGCGTCAAGGGAAATAATAAACAAATTTAAACAAACAGATTTGTACAGCTCATCTTTGTTGGACTGAGTGGCAGGGTTGAGGCCACTGAAAGAGTGCAGACATCCCCACACACCAATTCCCTATCAGTCCCATCGCTCACTCAGTCCCTCTGACTTCTTTCAGACAGGTAGGTACTCAGACAGTCACAGAATCCCTCTCTGTCGCGCAAAGGCTTGTAATGGCTAACTCACATCTCTTGTGTGATCTGCCGCTTTTGCCTCTCGAAATGgagtgtgcatgtgcgtgcgtcTAAACAAGCCAGTGTTGTTATGGTTGTGCTGGGCATGTTTTGACAGAGGTTAAATTCAGTGACTTGATACTGCTCTAAGTAAGCCAGTGCATTGAAACAAGAATGGAAACTAGGTGAAAATGACTGCTTCTCTTTCAGTGCCCTCAACCCTGCCACTCGTCAGGTTTAGTTAGTTCTTTGTCAACACCTGCTAAAATGCAAAACCATTTGATCCTGATATAACACCTTTGTACACTACTCCCAGTCAAAAGTACTGTACCGTGATCTTGGAATCACTTTGGGCCCGATTCAGACTTGCCTTTCCTATGCACGCCGTTCCTACACACTTCTCAGTATTTGGTATTCAGACGTAACATTATGCAGGTGCGTAACGTGCTTTGCAGGCGTGGTTCCCTTGTACATGCAGAAAACATATTTAATTCCAcctctgaaaaccctcccacctgctggccaacagattttcttgtggggttttcattcaatagggttttcagtacatttatgtCAAGCCATTCCTTTTAATTTGGTGTAGACCTTTAATTAGAATTTTCTCGACAGACTCAATAGAATATATGGAGAGAAATGTTCAaaatattagggatcaatgaaagaaagacATGTAAATACACATTAGTCtccttttcagcaccaattggtagatttaaaaaaaatactccgATCTTAAATAATATATAATGTTAGGAAAGTGTTAATGaataataaagaaaaaaatggtttggagagcctttacgcacaaaatatat from Salvelinus alpinus chromosome 2, SLU_Salpinus.1, whole genome shotgun sequence carries:
- the LOC139557210 gene encoding inositol hexakisphosphate kinase 2-like isoform X2, translated to MLCGRRCCWIWPQEGAVAVEHHQVCCPVCRSIGGVVSVGFEEDEEGNLCLIAYPLHSDSGVGHLENIDLSVNGEPYSKMLHWGNKQLSARSLLDSHEDKDKSHKHEEEELEWLQQEEVPLEGSNAIQHNPWRLQLQQKHLQRMKENAKHRNQYKFILLENLTWRHTVPCVLDLKMGTRQHGDNVSEEKKVMQIRKCQQSTSASIGVRLCGMQVYQSDSGQLMFMDKYIGRKLTLSGFKEALFQFFHDGRRLRRELLSPVLRRLREMQTALESCESYRFYSSSLLIIYDGEPPCTHAHRAPEDGLSEEEVEEDEEAGAFGFTRSSSGSAGGGCLAARSDTGPDPAVDVRMIDFAHTTCPDFVEDSVVHEGQDSGYIFGLQNLIAIISKLEDHSTD
- the LOC139557210 gene encoding inositol hexakisphosphate kinase 2-like isoform X1; translated protein: MSPAVEAQTMQAKQQQTQHQLQHYLEKGVPLEPFMHQVGGHCCVLRFGEQTICKPLIPQEHQFYKSLPSAMRKFTPQYRGVVSVGFEEDEEGNLCLIAYPLHSDSGVGHLENIDLSVNGEPYSKMLHWGNKQLSARSLLDSHEDKDKSHKHEEEELEWLQQEEVPLEGSNAIQHNPWRLQLQQKHLQRMKENAKHRNQYKFILLENLTWRHTVPCVLDLKMGTRQHGDNVSEEKKVMQIRKCQQSTSASIGVRLCGMQVYQSDSGQLMFMDKYIGRKLTLSGFKEALFQFFHDGRRLRRELLSPVLRRLREMQTALESCESYRFYSSSLLIIYDGEPPCTHAHRAPEDGLSEEEVEEDEEAGAFGFTRSSSGSAGGGCLAARSDTGPDPAVDVRMIDFAHTTCPDFVEDSVVHEGQDSGYIFGLQNLIAIISKLEDHSTD